A portion of the Archocentrus centrarchus isolate MPI-CPG fArcCen1 chromosome 19, fArcCen1, whole genome shotgun sequence genome contains these proteins:
- the LOC115798455 gene encoding proton channel OTOP3-like has product MNMDTDVGLSVLDSSCETSENPTTEELLSSSDHHQIHDQEVEPVLVWVPSGRRIMSGLLGLNVMVLGAALVAGQAFNPEGLTHQEPEVFLLVLMGVSLIWMLWYLLWARKQSGISPHKDHHAGGIPVILALVLFSAFSLLLFICRVGYLMSMKECKPAVTLLSPFIEALFLTVQTYLVWSHSKDCIHTHKITTRSGLMAILSTDLLLWLNVVTEDSIHMEIEMEKTNTTSSSEDDSLELIGNLTLCRCSASTACLAFRKGFEILYPFNIEYYLMAGGMIYVMWKNVGRRISPGHHHAAQKLTLRIFYRGGITFGLVFGGLVLVAGVTAFILYQVWVTQPDLRLTAFLIFYGYHVVVMPLMSLCCLIGILVYRLEARAHEGGHNPTRSLDVILLLAASLGQLVLSYFSLVAGLAMGNRDLLGDLDLSYSLLSLLEVVLQNIFIIDGLHRHPNLIRKEKQWSRNVKLKMKVAVPAQENKKPEISFLEIKTSASPTVEEHDGKKSWTRRATQEICAFLILSNIMLWVIPAFGVHPQFENSPGKQFFGFSAWLVMVNLGQPLGVFYRMHSVGALMELLISE; this is encoded by the exons ATGAACATGGATACTGATGTTGGACTCTCAGTGCTGGACTCTTCCTGTGAGACGTCTGAAAATCCCACTACTGAAGAACTGCTTAGTAGCTCAGACCATCATCAGATCCATGACCAGGAGGTGGAACCAGTGCTGGTGTGGGTTCCCAGTGGGAGACGCATAATGTCTGGTTTACTGGGTCTCAATGTGATGGTGCTGGGGGCCGCTCTGGTGGCCGGCCAAGCCTTCAACCCAGAGGGCCTGACCCACCAGGAGCCTGAGGTGTTCCTGCTGGTGCTGATGGGGGTCAGCCTGATCTGGATGCTCTGGTACCTGCTGTGGGCCAGGAAACAGTCGGGTATATCCCCACATAAAGACCATCATGCTGGGGGAATCCCTGTCATCT TGGCCCTCGTGCTCTTTTCTGCCTTCAGCCtgctgctgttcatctgcaggGTTGGTTATTTGATGAGTATGAAGGAGTGCAAGCCAGCTGTCACACTGCTTTCTCCGTTCATAGAGGCTCTTTTTCTCACTGTACAG ACATATTTAGTGTGGAGTCACTCCAAAgactgcattcacacacacaagataACCACCAG GTCTGGGTTGATGGCGATCCTCTccactgacctgctgctgtggcTGAATGTGGTGACAGAGGACAGCATCCACATGGAGATtgagatggaaaaaacaaacaccacaaGCTCATCTGAAGATGACAGCTTGGAGTTAATCG GGAATTTAACTTTGTGTCGGTGCAGTGCGAGTACAGCCTGCCTCGCCTTCAGGAAGGGCTTTGAGATCCTTTATCCCTTCAACATTGAGTACTACCTGATGGCAGGCGGGATGATCTATGTGATGTGGAAGAACGTGGGCCGCAGGATAAGTCCAGGTCACCACCACGCTGCTCAGAAGCTGACTCTACGCATCTTCTACAGAGGTGGGATCACATTCGGCCTCGTGTTTGGGGGCCTGGTCCTTGTTGCAGGAGTGACTGCCTTCATTCTCTATCAGGTCTGGGTGACCCAGCCGGACCTTCGCCTCACCGCCTTCCTCATATTTTATGGCTACCATGTAGTGGTCATGCCCCTCATGTCTCTTTGCTGTCTGATCGGGATACTAGTTTACAGACTAGAGGCGAGGGCACACGAAGGGGGGCACAACCCCACCCGTAGTCTGGATGTGATCCTCCTGTTGGCAGCGTCCCTGGGCCAGCTTGTACTGTCCTATTTTTCCCTTGTAGCGGGTCTGGCTATGGGAAACCGCGATCTTCTGGGGGACCTGGATCTGTCCTACTCCCTCTTGAGCCTGCTGGAGGTCGTCCTCCAGAACATCTTCATCATCGATGGCCTCCACAGGCACCCGAACCTCATCAGGAAGGAAAAGCAGTGGAGCAGGAATGTAAAG CTGAAGATGAAGGTCGCTGTGCCAGCGCAAGAGAACAAGAAGCCAGAGATTTCATTCCTGGAGATCAAAACATCAGCATCCCCCACTGTTGAAGAGCATGATGGGAAGAAATCCTGGACCAGAAGAGCAACACAAGAGATCTGTGCTTTCCTCATTCTCTCGAACATCATG CTGTGGGTGATTCCTGCGTTCGGAGTCCATCCCCAGTTCGAGAACAGCCCAGGAAAACAGTTTTTCGGCTTCAGCGCGTGGCTCGTTATGGTGAATCTGGGTCAGCCGCTCGGTGTCTTCTACAGGATGCACTCTGTGGGAGCTTTAATGGAGCTGCTCATCTCTGAATAA
- the ush1gb gene encoding Usher syndrome type-1G protein homolog, with translation MNDRYHRAARDGFLDVLKEATRKDLNAPDEDGMTPTLWAAYHGNLEALRLIVGRGGDPDKCDIWGNTPLHLAAANGHHNCLHFLVAFGANVWCLDNDYHTPLDMAATKGHMDCVRYLDSIAAKQITINPKLVSKLKDRAFRAAERRIKECTKLQKKHHERMERRFMKESVALDNLDAISFSSYTSSSTLSRKFNTVTSNMPYSQATLHSTAKGKAKIQKKLEKKKQVDGTFKIYEDGRKSVRSLSGLQLSNDVMFLKQGTYANPRERSRLNIRDMFPRDSDDDADTVSRAMSDPGLHEAAYSEISADSGRDSLFTRPGLGTMVFRRNYMSRGMFGIGARDEESVAGSEPLGRAPNVRLRGNLPRRSPSFDEDSIGSALSLQERNMQELPWEETDIGLDDDMEPDNSPLETFLASQSLSEFMPIFRREKIDLEALLLCSDADLTSIHIPLGPRKKLLDACNRRLDTLDEPEAIEDTEL, from the exons ATGAACGACCGGTACCACCGGGCGGCCCGGGACGGCTTCCTGGACGTGCTGAAGGAAGCCACACGGAAGGACCTGAACGCCCCGGACGAGGATGGGATGACACCGACCTTATGGGCCGCTTACCACGGCAATCTGGAGGCGCTCCGGCTCATCGTGGGCAGAGG AGGTGACCCGGACAAATGTGACATCTGGGGGAACACGCCGCTCCACCTGGCAGCTGCCAATGGCCACCACAATTGCCTGCACTTCCTGGTGGCTTTCGGTGCCAATGTGTGGTGTCTTGACAACGATTACCACACGCCACTGGACATGGCTGCCACCAAAGGCCACATGGACTGCGTTCGCTACCTGGACTCCATCGCCGCCAAGCAAATAACCATCAACCCAAAGCTGGTCAGCAAGCTCAAGGACCGGGCGTTCCGCGCCGCAGAGCGCCGGATCAAAGAGTGCACGAAGCTCCAGAAGAAGCACCATGAACGCATGGAGAGGAGGTTCATGAAGGAGTCGGTGGCTTTAGACAACCTGGATGCTATTAGCTTTTCTAgctacaccagcagcagcacgcTTAGCCGCAAGTTCAACACTGTCACCTCCAACATGCCATACTCACAG GCCACCCTGCATTCAACAGCCAAGGGCAAGGCTAAGATACAGAAGAAGCTCGAGAAAAAGAAGCAGGTTGATGGTACGTTTAAGATCTACGAGGATGGGAGGAAAAGCGTGCGCTCACTGTCTGGCCTGCAGCTCAGCAATGACGTCATGTTCCTCAAACAGGGCACCTACGCCAACCCCAGAGAACGGTCACGGCTCAACATCCGTGATATGTTCCCCCGTGacagtgatgatgatgctgaCACCGTCTCCCGTGCCATGAGTGACCCGGGCCTCCATGAGGCTGCTTATTCGGAGATCAGCGCAGACTCTGGGCGTGACTCACTGTTCACTCGGCCCGGGCTTGGAACCATGGTTTTCAGGAGGAACTACATGAGTCGAGGCATGTTTGGGATTGGCGCACGGGATGAAGAGAGTGTTGCAGGGAGTGAACCTTTGGGGAGAGCACCTAACGTCCGACTGCGAGGAAATCTGCCTCGACGTTCTCCCAGTTTTGATGAGGACAGTATTGGCAGCGCCTTGAGTCTGCAAGAAAGAAACATGCAGGAGCTTCCCTGGGAGGAGACTGACATCGGGCTGGATGATGACATGGAGCCAGACAACAGTCCTCTGGAGACTTTCCTGGCCTCTCAGAGCCTCAGTGAGTTCATGCCCATCTTCAGGAGGGAGAAGATTGACTTGGAGGCTCTACTGCTATGCTCAGATGCGGACCTCACCAGCATCCACATCCCTCTAGGACCCAGGAAAAAACTGCTGGATGCCTGTAATAGACGTTTGGATACTCTAGATGAACCAGAGGCCATTGAAGACACTGAGCTTTGA
- the LOC115798454 gene encoding protein HID1-like — protein sequence MGIDKITEKSQVSQDGTMVAVPHSDSPQTPTESCSTAGASDTESHSERDKEANRTQSESARSRLSSVSSTAAWSANSDWISSWKAKLPLQTIMRLLQVLVPQVEKICIDKGLTDESEILKFLQHGTLVGLLPVPHPILIRKYQANAGTAMWFRTYIWGVIYLRNIDPPIWYDTDIRLFEIQRI from the exons ATGG GAATCGATAAGATCACCGAGAAGTCTCAGGTGAGTCAGGATGGAACGATGGTTGCTGTGCCACATTCAGACTCTCCACAGACGCCGACTGAAAGCTGCAGCACAGCTGGAGCCAGCGACACCGAGTCTCACTCAGAGAGAGATAAGGAG GCCAACCGCACACAATCAGAGTCAGCGAGGAGCCGACTGTCGAGTGTCTCATCGACGGCTGCGTGGAGCGCTAACTCAGACTGG ATCTCTTCCTGGAAGGCCAAACTTCCTCTGCAGACAATCATGCGGCTGCTGCAGGTGCTGGTTCCTCAGGTGGAGAAGATTTGCATTGACAA GGGTCTGACTGACGAGTCTGAAATCCTCAAGTTCCTGCAGCACGGCACACTTGTGGGCCTCCTGCCCGTCCCTCACCCCATCCTCATCAGGAAGTACCAAGCCAACGCCGGCACGGCCATGTGGTTCCGCACCTATATCTGGGGCGTCATCTACTTACG CAACATCGATCCTCCAATCTGGTACGACACCGACATACGGCTGTTTGAGATCCAGAGGATTTAG